A region from the Cannabis sativa cultivar Pink pepper isolate KNU-18-1 chromosome 9, ASM2916894v1, whole genome shotgun sequence genome encodes:
- the LOC133031326 gene encoding uncharacterized protein LOC133031326, with protein sequence MVRRVQGGIQKTERAHGQATNLIKARSRRGLVPILGRLRECSQCSLSSGRRESSASRYYVSKRMIGADTRYLVIEKLVFCLLMASRKLRPYFQAHPIKLLTNHPLWQVLQKPEASERLLKWAMELSQFDLHYISRISIKGQALADFITECNEAEATANIPAPSVPEWKVFVGGASNENGSGAGVAMISPSGLRLQAALRFDFLASNNKAKYEALIAGLRLAKTVGARRVEVYSDSQLVVNQVSGEYQTRRERMAAYVAIVRELLHEFTDYKVERIPREKNAHADCLAKLASDSEIQKLGVWIHYSRPAGEQLMIQQRTKIYYRKRWIK encoded by the exons ATGGTCCGACGAGTgcaaggaggcattcaaaaaactgaaagagcacatggccaagccacCAATCTTATCAAAgcccgttctcggagaggacTTGTTCCTATACTTGGTCGTCTCCGAGAATGCAGTCAGTGCAGCCTTAGTTCAGGAAGAAGAGAAAGCTCAGCATCCCGttactatgtcagcaagcgcatgataggggcggaCACGCGATATCTAGTGATTGAAAAACTAgtcttttgcctcctgatggcctcgAGAAAGCTAAGACCCTACTTCCAAGCTCACCCAATCAAGTTATTGACCAACCACCCGCTCTGGCAAGTCTTACAAAAGCCAGAGGCATCCGAAAGGCTCctaaagtgggcaatggagttgagccaattcgacttgcactacattTCGCGCATTTCCATAAAGGGGCAGGCGCTAGCAGACTTCATCACGGAGTGCAATGAAGCTGAAGCTACCGCAAACATACCCGCACCATCAGTCCCAGAGTGGAAAGTATTCGTAGGCGGAGCCTCCAACGAAAATGGATCCGGAGCAGGGGTCGCGATGATATCCCCGAGCGGACTTCGACTCCAAGCAGCCCTACGATTTGACTTCTTAGCTTCTAACAATAAGGCCAAATACGAAGCCTTGATAGCGGGGTTGAGGTTAGCAAAAACCGTGGGGGCTagaagagtggaagtctacagcgattccCAACTGGTGGTAAACCAGGTGTCGGGAGAATATCAGACACGCAGAGAAAGAATGGCCGCATATGTGGCAATAGTtcgggaactgctccacgagttcacggactataaagtgGAAAGAATCCCCAGAGAAAAGAATGcccatgcggactgtctggctaagttagcttcagacagCGAAATCCAGAAACTGGGGGTG TGGATACATTATTCCCGTCCCGCAGGAGAACAACTTATGATCCAGCAACGAACCAAGATTTATTACAGGAAGCGTTGGATCAAGTAG